From Streptosporangium album, the proteins below share one genomic window:
- a CDS encoding DNA-3-methyladenine glycosylase family protein: MRETVVRERQWRWEGPLDLELTLHPHRRGSGDPAWRRTPDGAIWRTSRTPDGPATLRVLSRRGHVAGTAWGPGAGWLLETLPAMLGVDDDVSGFVPEHAVVRDAARRYEGLRVGRTFRVLEALVPAVLEQKVVTGEAWRAWRWLLLRHGEPAPGPAPEGMKVFPEPEAWRSIPSWDWHRAGAEAVRARTIVNAAWHAAKLEAAGDSAEVDRLLRALPGIGVWTSAEVRQRSHGDADALSVGDCHLSSLVGWSLAGQKTDDAGMLRLLAPYRGHRHRVSRLLKLGGEQPPARGPRTPARDYRSF, translated from the coding sequence GTGCGCGAGACCGTCGTGAGGGAGCGGCAGTGGCGCTGGGAGGGACCGCTCGACCTTGAGCTGACCCTCCACCCGCACCGTCGTGGGAGCGGGGATCCCGCCTGGCGCAGGACGCCCGACGGGGCGATCTGGCGGACCTCCCGCACACCCGACGGGCCCGCGACGTTGCGGGTGCTCTCCCGGCGTGGGCATGTCGCGGGCACCGCCTGGGGGCCGGGAGCCGGATGGCTGCTGGAGACGCTTCCCGCGATGCTCGGCGTCGACGACGACGTCTCGGGGTTCGTTCCCGAGCACGCCGTGGTCCGCGACGCGGCCAGGCGCTATGAGGGGCTCCGGGTCGGGCGGACCTTCCGGGTTCTGGAGGCGCTGGTGCCCGCCGTGCTCGAACAGAAGGTCGTGACCGGAGAGGCGTGGCGGGCCTGGCGGTGGCTGCTCCTGCGGCACGGCGAGCCAGCTCCGGGGCCCGCGCCCGAGGGGATGAAGGTCTTCCCCGAGCCCGAGGCGTGGCGGTCGATCCCGTCGTGGGACTGGCATCGGGCGGGGGCGGAGGCCGTACGGGCACGGACCATCGTGAACGCCGCGTGGCATGCCGCGAAGCTGGAGGCGGCGGGGGACAGCGCCGAGGTGGACCGGTTGCTGCGGGCGCTGCCCGGGATCGGGGTGTGGACGTCGGCCGAGGTGCGGCAGCGGTCGCACGGCGACGCCGACGCGCTCTCGGTGGGGGACTGTCACCTGTCCTCGCTGGTCGGCTGGTCGCTGGCCGGTCAGAAGACCGACGACGCGGGGATGCTGCGGTTGCTCGCTCCCTACCGGGGACACCGGCACCGGGTCAGCAGGCTGCTGAAGCTGGGCGGTGAGCAGCCGCCCGCCCGGGGGCCACGGACGCCGGCACGCGACTATCGCTCGTTCTGA